The Bdellovibrio sp. NC01 genome includes the window AAACATTCAACAATCAAGAATGCTGCTTTTCCTATCGCGACAGTTATTTCAAACAAGGCGGTGCCGGTAAATATTTGATCTGGGAAGTAACCTTCCGTCTGCCTAAACGCGTGCACCTGAATTTAGACTACGGTGACATTCGTAAAGAATTAGATCGTCAGGGCCTTACTGAAACAGCTCCGAATGTTTCAAAAGCGGTTATTGCTATTCGTACAAGCAAACTTCCTGATCCAAAAGTGATCGGCAATGCGGGCAGCTTCTTTAAGAACCCGATTGTTGCATCGTCATTGCGTGATGATCTTCTAAAAAAATATCCCAACCTTGTAAGCTTCCCTGCGACGGAAGGAAAACACAAATTGGCTGCTGGCTGGTTGATTGATCAATGTGGTTGGAAAGGTAAAAAGCTTGGTCCCGTTGGGATGTTTGAAAAACAAGCTTTGGTCCTTGTAAATCACGGCGGCGCAAATGCTGATGATGTTTGGAAATTAGCGGCGCAAGTCTGTGACGATGTAAGGTCCCGATTCGGTGTTGAAATCGAACCGGAACCCGTGCGTTGGTAGCTTGCCCCGAGGGTAGTCAGGGCAAGAAATCTTAAAAGACTACTTAAATTTGATTTTTGCTTTTTTCACGTTCAAGTCGATCAACTTTTTCGTGAACATTTTTTGTTTCACTTCTGACGTGTGGTCAGCGAAAACAATTTTCTTCGTAACAACTGGAGAGAACGTTGGGTTCAAAGCAGTCAATACGCTGCTAACATCAGCAAATACTGCAAGACCGCTTGTACCTGGAGTTGTACCGCTGAATACACCACCGTAACCAGTCACACCGTTCGCATTAAATACAGAGAAGATGTTCGCAACGATACCAGCACTCAAGCTGTCTGAAGTTAACGCGTAACCAACGATTGATTTTTGCGCGGTCCAATCGATGTTCACATACAACTTAGATGTTTTGCTGTTGTTCAAAGGAAGTGAATACCATTTCGCTGTCGTATTCCATACCGGGAATGAAGTACCGTTTGGCAAAGTTGTTTCTGGAGTCAAAACCGGAAGTTTCGCTACCGCAGATAAGTTCAAACCCAAAGCGATATCAGTAATACCAGGAGCTGACGTGTTGATGTTGATCAAACCCAATTGCTCTGCTGGATTATTTGGATTCATGATTGGCAATTGCGCTGCCAAGATCTGAACGTTGTTTGAATCAAGGTGTGTCGTCAAATTAATATAGATATCACCGTTTGATTGAGCTTCTGCTTTAAGATCCGCACCTTTAATAACTTGAGTTGAACCCGGAGAACACGCAGCCAATCCCATCATTGCAGTTGCTGCCAGAATTAGAGTCTTCACTTTAGTTGTTGAAAACATGTTGTACCTCATTGTTGATTGTTTGTGTTGAGCGCACTCATTTTCGGTGACGGAAAAAAAAGCTGAAGACCTCCCAACGAAATCTTGAAAAAAAATGTTCTCCGCGTTCAACTCTTTGCCGCAGGAACAGGACGCGTGCGCAAGATGCCTTGAACGGCGAAGTATGTTCTCTGTCAAAAAGCTCTACAGGGCACTTGGTCTCAAATTGAAATTAGGGTACTTTTGCGGGGTTTTCGTTTTGCACAATGGGGATACGATGGGTACACGTTGGTTACATATAGTATTAGTAGTCTTGGCGATGATGACGGTAGCAAATGCTTTCGCGCAGGCTCCCCGTTCGTCTTCATCTTCTGCCACTTGTGCGGTTTCTAAGAACAGCAAACTTGCGATGGATCAAAGAGACGATGCACGCATGGCTTGTTTGAAGCAGAAAAAAGCGCAGCTTTCGGTTGCTCAATGTTTGGGTGTTGCGGCTTCTATGGAGTACACAACAAACGGCGATGAAGCGCGCATGGTTTGTCTTTATGATTTAGGTTCACGCGTTTCTGCAAAAGAGTGCTTAGCAATTACTAAAGCCATCGAATATCCTGATTCGGGTGACGAAGCTCGTTGGGAATGTATTCGTCGTTTCAATAAATCCTTGTCGACAAAACAGTGCCGCGTATTTGCGAAAGCGATGTCTTATCCAGCGAACGCACAACGTGCGGAACAATACTGCTCGGGCGAACTTCAATAGCTTCAAATTCCTGTGCGGCTAGGCCAAGGTCTAGCTGTAATGTTCATTACAACTTTGCAAAAAACCAGACTTGCGTACATGTCCTGCGAGGCCTAATCTGTCCTCATGGGGCCTCGTATAATTCCCAAGGAAAGGGAGAATCACTCAACATGATTCAGTCTATGGAAAAAGAAAAAGCGAAAAAAACTAAGATTATTGTTAAAGCACCAACTCAGGAACGTTCCCGTCAAACTGTCTCTACAATTTTAGACGCTTGTTCTCGCCTGTTGGTTTCGGAAGGTTTTTATTCAATCACTACAGACAAGATTGCAAAGGAAGCCGGCGTTTCT containing:
- the murB gene encoding UDP-N-acetylmuramate dehydrogenase — protein: MQLHTNVDLSQYNTLGLRSSAKLFTELHNIIDLHGLINDESIKNLKWHVLGGGSNLVLPHNVEGLVIKVANTGKQLLHEEADHYFVKAAAGEVWDEFVQWTLQHGYYGLENLSLIPGTVGAAPIQNIGAYGVEVKDFLHEVTAVDLKTGELKTFNNQECCFSYRDSYFKQGGAGKYLIWEVTFRLPKRVHLNLDYGDIRKELDRQGLTETAPNVSKAVIAIRTSKLPDPKVIGNAGSFFKNPIVASSLRDDLLKKYPNLVSFPATEGKHKLAAGWLIDQCGWKGKKLGPVGMFEKQALVLVNHGGANADDVWKLAAQVCDDVRSRFGVEIEPEPVRW